A genomic window from Streptomyces sp. MST-110588 includes:
- a CDS encoding HAMP domain-containing sensor histidine kinase, with amino-acid sequence MSPRRRGIRACLPAWTATLRWKVALFVTVMCCFLATVLGVLVHVLVSRQTEAQARDAALVLLDSTVEAYVAGEPLGRDGAIDPAELPGALREMARRGEAGTQLGRRHGRPVMWAVAPADGKALAVTQDYSQREAVIRGLDRAIIGSSAFAIVLTLLVGLYAASGVTRRLHRTAQVARRISNGDLDARVDDPRALCPGYAQDEPAAVAAALDAMAASLQAKLHSEQRFTADVAHELRTPLTGLHAAAELLPPGRPTEMVRERVQAMRRLTEDLLEISRLDAEVERADLHEHALGPLAERAVRAGRLEAEVRVVRDARVLTDQRRLERVLGNLLANAHKHGRPPVVVTVDGPVITVRDHGDGYPKELLDQGPQRFRSRTGDGKKSGHGLGLTIAVGQARVLGTTLRFSNAPDGGAVAELTVGPPAQDERPGREEPSAPSDDRSAGSSAG; translated from the coding sequence CGCTGCGCTGGAAGGTCGCCCTGTTCGTCACGGTCATGTGCTGCTTCCTCGCCACGGTGCTCGGGGTCCTGGTCCACGTCCTGGTCAGCCGGCAGACCGAGGCCCAGGCCCGGGACGCGGCGTTGGTCCTGCTGGACTCGACCGTCGAGGCGTACGTCGCGGGTGAGCCCCTCGGGCGCGACGGAGCGATCGACCCGGCCGAGCTGCCCGGCGCGCTGCGTGAGATGGCGCGGCGCGGCGAGGCCGGTACCCAGCTCGGCCGGCGCCACGGCCGGCCCGTGATGTGGGCGGTCGCCCCGGCCGACGGCAAGGCCCTGGCCGTCACCCAGGACTACAGCCAGCGGGAGGCCGTCATCCGCGGGCTGGACCGGGCGATCATCGGCTCCTCGGCCTTCGCCATCGTTTTGACGCTCCTTGTGGGGCTGTACGCGGCCTCCGGCGTCACCCGGCGCCTGCACCGCACCGCCCAGGTGGCGCGCAGGATCAGCAACGGTGATCTGGACGCCCGGGTGGACGACCCCCGCGCGCTGTGCCCCGGGTACGCCCAGGACGAGCCGGCCGCCGTGGCGGCGGCGCTGGACGCGATGGCCGCGAGCCTGCAGGCCAAGCTGCACAGCGAGCAGCGGTTCACCGCCGATGTGGCCCACGAGCTGCGCACCCCGCTCACCGGACTGCACGCCGCCGCCGAGCTGCTGCCGCCCGGCCGCCCCACCGAGATGGTGCGCGAGCGCGTCCAGGCCATGCGCCGGCTGACCGAGGACCTGCTGGAGATCTCCCGTCTCGACGCGGAGGTGGAGCGCGCCGATCTGCACGAGCATGCGCTGGGGCCGCTGGCCGAACGCGCGGTACGGGCCGGCCGTCTGGAGGCCGAGGTACGGGTGGTACGGGACGCCCGGGTGCTCACCGATCAGCGCCGGCTGGAACGCGTACTGGGAAATCTCCTGGCCAACGCGCACAAACACGGCCGCCCGCCGGTGGTGGTGACCGTCGACGGGCCGGTCATCACCGTACGGGACCACGGGGACGGCTATCCGAAGGAGCTGCTCGACCAAGGACCCCAGCGGTTCCGGAGCCGTACGGGAGACGGCAAGAAGTCCGGGCACGGCCTCGGGCTGACCATCGCCGTGGGGCAGGCCCGGGTGCTGGGCACCACGCTGCGTTTCTCCAACGCGCCGGACGGCGGCGCGGTCGCCGAACTCACCGTGGGCCCGCCCGCGCAGGACGAGCGGCCCGGGCGCGAGGAGCCGTCCGCGCCGTCGGACGACCGCTCCGCGGGCTCTTCCGCCGGCTGA